Proteins co-encoded in one Salvelinus sp. IW2-2015 linkage group LG17, ASM291031v2, whole genome shotgun sequence genomic window:
- the LOC139029077 gene encoding octapeptide-repeat protein T2-like, whose translation MDTYHAAFWSDLSYSSSEEDDDRYRTTHQKRTKQRGKEEQRYLEKWTWEEILEGKGPWAQAGEYRRXQEELEAAKAERQHYEELARQCNRHERQAHGEIGGEDDDRYRTTHQKRTKQRGKEEQRYLEKWTWEEILEGKGPWAQAGEYRRPQEELEAAKAERQHL comes from the exons atggacacgtaccatgctgcattttggtccgatctttcctaTTCCTCGTCCGAAGaagacgacgatcgttacagaactacccaccaaaaaaggaccaagcagcgtggtaaggaggagcagcgctatctggagaaatggacatgggaggagatactggaaggcaagggaccctgggcacaggctggggagtatcgccgtcRGCAGGAGGAATTGGAGGCAGCTAAGGCTGAGCGGCAACACTATGAGGAGTTAGCACGGCAGtgcaacaggcacgagaggcaggcacacggggagattggcgga GaagacgacgatcgttacagaactacccaccaaaaaaggaccaagcagcgtggtaaggaggagcagcgctatctggagaaatggacatgggaggagatactggaaggcaagggaccctgggcacaggctggggagtatcgccgtccgcaGGAGGAATTGGAGGCAGCTAAGGCTGAGCGGCAACACCTATGA